The proteins below are encoded in one region of Thermococcus peptonophilus:
- the thiI gene encoding tRNA uracil 4-sulfurtransferase ThiI — translation MFNVVIVRYGEIGTKSRQTRRWFENILMNNIREALVSEEVDFKKVEAKHGRVLVRTNRAKEAVEVLTRVFGIVSLSPAMEVDAELEKINKTSLKLFRKKKRELNLEKPKFRVTARRITKEFPLKSPEIQAKVGEYILENEESEVNLHEYDIEVGVELMERKAYIFVDKIRAWGGLPIGTQGRVVALLSGGIDSPVAAFLMMKRGVEVIPVHIYMGEKTLEKVRKIWNQLKKYHYGGKAELIVVKPQNREEMLKKIKELGKEKYTCVLCKFMMVKHADRIAKEFGAKGIVMGDSLGQVASQTLENMYIVSQASDLPIYRPLIGLDKEEIVNIAKKIGTFELSTLPEDEIPFIPKHPVIRGSWEEFRKIYRAIFGEDPEKREC, via the coding sequence ATGTTCAACGTGGTAATCGTGAGGTACGGCGAGATTGGGACGAAGTCAAGGCAGACCAGAAGGTGGTTTGAGAACATACTCATGAACAACATCAGGGAGGCTCTCGTGAGCGAGGAGGTCGACTTCAAGAAAGTGGAGGCAAAGCACGGCAGAGTCCTCGTAAGAACCAACAGGGCCAAAGAAGCTGTCGAAGTCCTCACTAGGGTCTTTGGAATAGTGTCGCTTTCACCTGCAATGGAAGTCGATGCTGAGCTTGAGAAGATCAACAAGACCTCCCTCAAGCTCTTCAGGAAGAAAAAGAGGGAGCTCAACCTTGAAAAACCGAAGTTTAGGGTCACCGCGAGGAGGATAACTAAAGAGTTCCCGCTGAAGAGTCCCGAAATCCAGGCCAAGGTAGGGGAGTACATCCTCGAAAACGAGGAGAGTGAAGTCAATCTGCACGAATACGACATCGAGGTCGGCGTTGAGCTGATGGAGAGGAAGGCCTACATCTTCGTTGACAAAATCAGGGCCTGGGGAGGACTCCCGATAGGGACGCAGGGCAGGGTCGTTGCACTGCTCAGCGGCGGCATAGACTCGCCAGTTGCAGCGTTCCTGATGATGAAGCGTGGCGTTGAGGTCATCCCGGTTCACATATACATGGGCGAGAAGACCCTTGAAAAGGTGCGCAAAATATGGAACCAGCTCAAGAAGTACCACTACGGCGGAAAGGCCGAGCTCATCGTCGTAAAGCCGCAGAACAGAGAGGAGATGCTGAAGAAAATCAAGGAGCTCGGAAAGGAGAAGTACACCTGCGTCCTGTGCAAGTTCATGATGGTTAAGCACGCGGACAGGATAGCGAAGGAGTTTGGTGCGAAGGGAATAGTCATGGGCGACTCGCTCGGGCAGGTGGCAAGCCAGACACTTGAGAATATGTACATCGTCAGCCAGGCGAGCGACCTGCCGATCTACCGTCCGCTCATAGGCCTCGACAAGGAGGAGATAGTCAACATAGCGAAGAAGATAGGCACGTTCGAGCTTTCGACCCTCCCTGAGGACGAGATACCGTTCATCCCCAAGCACCCTGTGATAAGAGGCTCGTGGGAGGAGTTCAGAAAGATTTACAGGGCGATATTCGGAGAAGACCCGGAGAAGAGGGAGTGCTGA
- a CDS encoding DUF763 domain-containing protein has product MRNVADLPLHGGHVPQWLAQRMRKLTQLVLRLAVEEYGTRGLLERLSDPVWFQAFNNVIGMDWDSSGSTTVTAGMIKDALWREELGVKAAGGKGKRSRATPEELKAISKLYDLDPEPYIRTSRLVAKVDTVALQTGYQLYHHVFFLDEEGNWAVIQQGMNERERMARRFHWFDAETFILDPHKAIAGLQREFALNTVTKEAKEYQKTLLDVVQERPEKIEWELESLKAIARGYRSLVYYKPREPWERDVIKRYESLGRLELNKKALEFAKEMSVNNYEEFLLLKGLGPSTLRALSLVLELVYDVHPSWKDPVTHPPDPFKFTYAVGGKDRVPFPIDKPAYDELISFLEELVSKHPQEKALVRNVTKITKNWKFPEWEKRAT; this is encoded by the coding sequence ATGAGGAACGTCGCGGATTTGCCCCTTCACGGCGGACATGTTCCACAATGGCTTGCACAGAGAATGAGGAAGCTCACCCAGTTAGTTCTCAGGCTCGCCGTTGAAGAGTACGGCACAAGGGGGCTCCTTGAGAGGCTCTCCGACCCGGTGTGGTTCCAGGCCTTCAACAACGTCATAGGCATGGACTGGGACTCTTCTGGCTCCACGACCGTAACCGCCGGTATGATAAAGGACGCCCTCTGGAGGGAGGAGCTTGGCGTGAAAGCGGCCGGCGGGAAGGGAAAGAGGAGTAGGGCAACGCCGGAGGAGCTAAAGGCTATCTCCAAACTCTACGACCTCGACCCCGAACCCTACATAAGAACTTCAAGGCTCGTTGCGAAGGTTGATACGGTGGCGCTTCAGACGGGCTACCAGCTTTACCACCACGTCTTCTTCCTGGACGAGGAGGGAAACTGGGCGGTCATCCAGCAGGGTATGAACGAGAGGGAGAGAATGGCGAGGCGCTTTCACTGGTTCGATGCTGAGACTTTCATCCTCGATCCACATAAGGCAATCGCCGGTCTGCAGAGGGAGTTCGCACTCAACACGGTCACAAAGGAGGCGAAAGAGTATCAGAAGACGCTCCTCGACGTTGTCCAAGAGAGGCCAGAGAAGATAGAGTGGGAGCTCGAAAGTCTAAAAGCGATAGCGAGGGGCTACCGTTCACTCGTTTATTACAAGCCGAGAGAACCGTGGGAGAGGGACGTGATAAAGCGCTATGAAAGCCTTGGAAGGCTTGAGCTCAACAAGAAGGCACTGGAATTCGCCAAAGAGATGAGCGTTAACAACTACGAAGAGTTCCTGCTTTTGAAGGGCCTCGGGCCGAGCACGCTCAGGGCTCTCTCCCTTGTTCTTGAGCTGGTCTACGATGTGCACCCGAGCTGGAAGGACCCGGTGACTCACCCTCCCGACCCGTTCAAGTTCACCTATGCAGTGGGAGGGAAGGACAGGGTGCCCTTCCCGATAGACAAACCTGCCTACGACGAGCTTATTTCCTTCCTTGAGGAGCTCGTGTCAAAGCATCCCCAAGAAAAGGCCCTCGTGAGGAACGTAACAAAAATAACGAAGAACTGGAAGTTCCCTGAATGGGAGAAGAGGGCCACGTGA
- a CDS encoding nitroreductase family protein: MELDEAIMKRASVRYFSEEPVSDDEIRALIEAAIRAPTASGLENWLFAVFKSEKARKKIYDLIGEGMVEYYRAVNLPEEKIEKLRKRIYEEGMYRAPVYIAVFIDRGIRFLKGREFDEVEFIWSVESAAMAIQNLMLKAVELGLGTVYIGVTNFREIEEKVRELAGLDENYYLVGVIPVGRPRDDVKPRKRKKNLDEVMRVL, encoded by the coding sequence ATGGAGCTTGACGAAGCTATTATGAAACGCGCGTCCGTGAGGTATTTCTCGGAGGAACCCGTCAGCGACGATGAGATAAGGGCGCTCATAGAGGCCGCTATAAGGGCACCCACAGCCAGCGGGCTTGAGAACTGGCTCTTCGCCGTATTCAAGAGTGAGAAAGCGCGGAAGAAAATCTACGACCTAATCGGGGAGGGCATGGTAGAGTACTATCGTGCCGTGAACCTGCCGGAGGAGAAAATTGAGAAGCTCAGGAAGAGAATCTATGAAGAGGGAATGTACCGGGCACCAGTCTACATCGCCGTCTTTATCGATAGGGGGATTCGCTTCCTTAAGGGGCGGGAGTTTGACGAGGTCGAGTTCATCTGGAGCGTGGAGAGCGCGGCGATGGCCATCCAAAACCTTATGCTTAAGGCGGTGGAGCTCGGCCTCGGGACGGTGTACATCGGCGTGACAAACTTCAGGGAGATTGAGGAGAAAGTCAGAGAGCTTGCCGGTCTGGATGAGAACTACTACCTTGTGGGAGTCATCCCCGTTGGAAGGCCGAGGGATGATGTGAAACCCCGGAAGAGGAAGAAGAACTTGGATGAGGTTATGAGAGTGTTATGA
- a CDS encoding damage-control phosphatase, translating to MKIHYECFACAANQCQRIVEMGTGDLELRKKGVIEAAKLMANISGDSVPAIFGSEVFLGVYMVIGNDDPFREYKELSNRLAERVVSDLEKEKIDLKTALKLAIIGNMIDFAVGYSPERIGEDVRAMLNEKLYIDQSEELFEALRNAKSLLYLTDNCGEIYFDRLFLKKLKEAFPHLEVYIAGKEEPIINDATVGDLKKAGFKELGNVISTGTRIVGVPLDRVSEEFRAIFESADVIIAKGQGNFETLSEIKDERVFYLLKAKCRPIARELGVAQGSLVCIQG from the coding sequence ATGAAAATTCACTACGAGTGCTTTGCCTGCGCCGCCAACCAGTGTCAGAGGATAGTCGAGATGGGAACCGGTGACCTAGAACTGAGGAAGAAAGGCGTCATCGAGGCAGCCAAGCTGATGGCGAACATCAGTGGAGACTCCGTTCCGGCAATCTTCGGGAGTGAGGTCTTCCTCGGGGTTTACATGGTTATAGGTAACGATGATCCCTTCAGGGAGTACAAGGAGCTCTCCAACAGGCTCGCGGAGAGGGTCGTGAGCGATCTCGAAAAGGAGAAAATAGACCTCAAAACGGCCCTAAAGCTCGCCATCATAGGAAACATGATAGACTTTGCCGTCGGCTACTCCCCTGAGAGGATTGGAGAAGACGTTAGAGCGATGCTCAATGAAAAGCTTTACATTGACCAATCGGAGGAGCTTTTTGAAGCCCTCAGGAACGCAAAGAGCCTCCTCTACCTCACTGACAACTGCGGTGAGATTTACTTCGACAGGCTGTTCCTGAAAAAGCTTAAAGAAGCCTTTCCGCACCTTGAAGTCTACATAGCTGGCAAGGAGGAGCCGATAATAAACGACGCAACAGTTGGAGACCTGAAGAAGGCTGGCTTTAAGGAACTTGGGAATGTCATTTCAACGGGCACGAGAATCGTTGGAGTTCCGCTCGATAGAGTTTCAGAAGAGTTCAGGGCCATCTTCGAAAGTGCTGACGTAATAATAGCGAAGGGCCAGGGCAACTTTGAAACCCTGAGCGAGATAAAGGACGAGAGGGTCTTCTATCTCCTTAAGGCAAAGTGCAGGCCAATAGCGAGGGAGCTGGGTGTGGCACAGGGGAGTTTGGTGTGTATACAGGGTTGA
- the serK gene encoding L-serine kinase SerK gives MGVEKVPKYDIPTKKVDYVFIELDKMKPHEQLVQKELEAFIESVTGSGIFWKPMLLAKVPGEDMYLIVDGHHRWAGLQKLGAKKAPSVILDYFSDDVKVYTWYPAFKGDLNEVIERLKEEGLEVIEDPEAEEKAERGEIAFALVGEKSFAIPGGLNEQKKVSKVLDEMSVEGRIELIYYGLKEDAREDMAKGEIDYVFIRKAPSKEEVMELVKRGEVYSPKTTRHVLPFNPDKIDVKLEELF, from the coding sequence ATGGGAGTTGAGAAAGTCCCGAAATACGACATACCCACGAAGAAGGTTGACTACGTTTTTATCGAACTCGACAAGATGAAGCCTCACGAGCAGCTCGTACAGAAGGAGCTTGAAGCGTTTATCGAGAGCGTAACCGGCTCCGGAATATTCTGGAAGCCGATGCTCCTCGCCAAGGTTCCTGGCGAGGATATGTACCTCATCGTCGATGGTCACCACCGCTGGGCCGGCCTCCAGAAGCTCGGCGCCAAAAAGGCCCCGTCTGTTATTCTCGACTACTTCAGCGACGACGTGAAGGTCTACACCTGGTATCCGGCATTCAAGGGCGACCTCAACGAGGTGATTGAGAGGCTCAAGGAGGAAGGCCTTGAGGTCATCGAGGATCCGGAGGCTGAGGAGAAGGCCGAGAGGGGAGAGATAGCCTTCGCCCTCGTCGGCGAGAAGAGCTTCGCCATCCCCGGAGGTCTCAACGAGCAGAAGAAGGTCAGCAAGGTTCTCGACGAGATGAGCGTCGAGGGCAGGATAGAGCTCATCTACTACGGCCTCAAGGAGGATGCGAGAGAGGACATGGCCAAGGGTGAGATAGACTACGTCTTCATCAGGAAGGCTCCGAGCAAGGAGGAAGTCATGGAGCTCGTCAAGCGCGGCGAGGTCTACTCCCCAAAGACCACGAGACACGTGCTACCGTTCAACCCAGACAAGATCGACGTGAAGCTCGAAGAGCTGTTCTGA
- a CDS encoding 7-cyano-7-deazaguanine synthase: MRAVALLSSGIDSPVAIYLMLKKGVEMTPIHFRQDSIKEEKVSEIVEVLKRYGKLNDPIIVNFSEEHVPAFEKLEELGKIRYTCVLCKWLMLRKACRIGHEIGANAIITGDSLGQVASQTLDNLMVVSTASDIPILRPLIGFDKEDIVRIAKEIGTFDISSREEPPCPFTPRYPVIRASPSEFSKILKEIDMLSI, from the coding sequence ATGAGGGCCGTTGCCCTGCTCAGTTCGGGCATTGATTCACCTGTGGCCATTTACCTGATGCTGAAAAAGGGAGTGGAGATGACTCCCATTCACTTCAGACAGGACTCCATCAAGGAGGAAAAGGTCTCAGAGATAGTCGAGGTTCTCAAGCGCTACGGGAAGCTTAACGACCCAATCATCGTGAACTTCTCGGAAGAGCACGTTCCAGCCTTTGAAAAGCTGGAAGAACTCGGAAAAATCCGATACACCTGCGTTCTGTGCAAGTGGCTGATGCTGAGGAAAGCCTGCAGGATCGGCCATGAAATCGGAGCGAACGCAATAATAACGGGCGATTCCCTCGGACAGGTCGCTTCCCAGACCCTCGACAACCTGATGGTTGTGAGCACTGCCAGCGACATACCAATCCTAAGGCCGCTCATAGGGTTTGATAAGGAGGATATCGTTAGAATAGCAAAGGAAATAGGAACGTTTGATATCAGCTCAAGGGAAGAACCCCCATGCCCATTTACTCCCAGGTATCCAGTTATAAGAGCATCTCCCTCGGAGTTTTCGAAAATCTTGAAAGAGATTGACATGCTTTCTATTTAG
- a CDS encoding DUF998 domain-containing protein — translation MNMTRLGGYIALALPFIFTVGLSIVIHHNPWFSFTDNALSDMGSLKNPARWWFNGFLMVYALITLIPAIAAFRNGLSYLMPAAAVFLFLVGVFPEEKALHAPSAVLFYILALTDIAIIGIKLGRSGVKFGYLWSILAVATFFAMLYLTRVFKGLAIPELVGATTIMAWFVYIGLLLLKGFKL, via the coding sequence ATGAACATGACAAGGCTCGGCGGCTACATCGCGCTAGCCCTTCCCTTCATTTTCACCGTTGGGCTTTCAATAGTGATCCACCACAACCCCTGGTTCTCCTTCACTGACAACGCCCTCAGCGACATGGGTTCCCTTAAAAATCCCGCTCGCTGGTGGTTCAACGGCTTCCTGATGGTTTATGCGCTGATAACACTGATTCCAGCAATAGCGGCATTCAGAAACGGGCTCAGCTACCTAATGCCAGCGGCGGCGGTTTTTCTGTTCCTTGTTGGAGTCTTTCCCGAAGAAAAGGCCCTCCACGCACCATCGGCGGTTCTCTTCTACATCCTGGCGCTGACCGATATAGCGATAATCGGCATCAAACTAGGGCGCTCCGGAGTGAAGTTCGGCTACCTGTGGAGCATCCTGGCAGTTGCAACTTTCTTTGCGATGCTCTATCTAACGCGGGTTTTCAAGGGACTTGCAATCCCTGAACTTGTTGGTGCCACCACTATAATGGCATGGTTCGTTTACATCGGCCTCTTACTTCTCAAAGGTTTCAAACTTTAG
- a CDS encoding phosphatase PAP2 family protein, which yields MREQLYEGVKSRVTKDILVRLNAFLLSYFGWMFFSILYIYIGRWSIDVTEQFLKLPFTSRDFVLAVLNTTKSIPPVYHLLNAVYYLGFAGSIAFMVLYVLIYLKDFQTSDELLARYFIAYAVAGAIYLMFHIYAPHYVYNIPGYDTDSLFTRQEFVLPSLHNTFAAIHIITIWKYRKRLGGKALLAINTLIPFATVFLIHHWIYDVLTGFLLAWAISSLTNGWIAKIPETLYQLEIKSLSAVTILNFLLAAFLLLFALDPQKWILLLRALLSQP from the coding sequence GTGAGAGAACAACTATACGAGGGCGTCAAGTCGAGAGTCACCAAAGACATTCTCGTGCGTCTAAATGCATTTCTTCTGAGTTACTTTGGATGGATGTTTTTCAGTATCCTATATATATACATCGGACGGTGGAGTATTGACGTAACAGAGCAATTTCTAAAGCTCCCTTTCACCTCCCGTGATTTCGTTCTGGCTGTATTAAACACAACGAAAAGCATTCCACCCGTGTATCATCTCCTAAACGCAGTTTACTACCTTGGATTCGCTGGGTCTATAGCGTTTATGGTTCTCTATGTCCTTATCTACCTCAAAGATTTCCAAACATCAGATGAACTGCTCGCTAGATACTTCATTGCCTACGCCGTGGCAGGAGCAATCTATTTGATGTTCCATATTTACGCCCCACACTACGTTTACAACATTCCGGGATATGACACCGACAGCCTCTTTACACGACAGGAGTTTGTACTGCCCTCGCTTCACAACACATTCGCGGCTATTCACATAATCACCATATGGAAATACCGGAAAAGGCTTGGAGGGAAGGCACTTTTAGCCATCAACACACTAATTCCCTTTGCAACAGTGTTCTTAATTCACCACTGGATATACGATGTCTTGACAGGGTTTCTCCTTGCGTGGGCGATTTCATCGCTGACCAATGGATGGATCGCAAAAATACCAGAAACCCTATACCAGCTGGAGATTAAATCCTTGAGCGCCGTTACCATACTGAATTTTTTGCTGGCTGCCTTTTTGCTGTTGTTTGCCCTAGATCCTCAGAAGTGGATACTACTGCTCAGGGCGCTACTGAGCCAGCCGTGA
- a CDS encoding MFS transporter: MDYIKRFYISGFLRIAFYLGFFLVYLQDMGLSKAQIGFLMGLSLILVALLEVPTGVVADEVSKKLSVLLSEALSLLYSLVLYLASSFQVVLISMIIAALATTLRTGAETAWIYELLSRDDRAEEYPKVYGRLRAFEMAGGFIGMIAGGILADAFGMRFAVLMSAPFFLISLIITATIPADTVKSEAPYTLHLSESIRFIRDSPAVAWLIAYANLIGLSFAAFTSFMQLYFYGFLPSIMGVSMIMALQTILNSASWYIDAGKYRKVIYNKAVAVLTFLLFLAGLSAWFGFLTMILGTFVFTQSFKEWQARFHTAIPHEKRATLGSLYSLTAAITSGVLNVFVGFLFDRIGIMHGLIIISVFVGALYGVFQLTFERELSN; encoded by the coding sequence ATGGACTACATTAAACGCTTTTACATCTCAGGGTTCCTCCGTATAGCCTTTTATTTAGGTTTCTTTCTGGTTTACCTCCAGGATATGGGTCTCTCAAAGGCCCAGATAGGCTTCCTGATGGGCCTGTCCTTAATTTTGGTTGCTCTTCTTGAGGTGCCAACGGGCGTGGTTGCCGACGAGGTCTCAAAGAAACTAAGCGTTCTGCTCTCCGAGGCTCTATCCCTTCTCTACTCGCTGGTTCTGTACTTAGCAAGCTCTTTCCAGGTAGTTCTCATTTCTATGATAATCGCCGCGCTAGCCACGACCCTCAGAACCGGTGCAGAAACGGCCTGGATTTATGAATTACTCAGCAGGGACGACAGGGCTGAGGAATACCCGAAGGTATACGGAAGACTCAGGGCTTTTGAGATGGCAGGTGGTTTTATCGGGATGATTGCAGGAGGCATACTCGCGGACGCCTTTGGCATGAGGTTTGCCGTACTGATGAGCGCGCCGTTCTTTCTAATATCCCTTATAATTACAGCCACGATTCCAGCGGACACTGTGAAAAGCGAGGCTCCCTACACCCTTCACCTTTCCGAGAGCATAAGGTTCATACGGGATTCTCCCGCGGTCGCTTGGCTTATTGCATATGCAAACCTCATCGGGCTCTCGTTTGCTGCGTTTACGTCTTTCATGCAACTTTACTTCTACGGTTTTCTACCCTCCATTATGGGGGTTTCAATGATTATGGCCCTCCAAACTATCCTCAACAGCGCTTCGTGGTACATAGATGCCGGAAAATACAGGAAAGTGATCTACAATAAAGCCGTCGCTGTGTTAACATTCCTCCTATTTCTCGCCGGCTTAAGTGCGTGGTTTGGCTTTCTCACGATGATCCTTGGCACGTTCGTTTTTACTCAGAGCTTCAAGGAGTGGCAGGCCCGGTTCCACACGGCCATCCCACACGAGAAGAGGGCGACTCTTGGATCCTTGTACTCTCTAACGGCGGCAATAACCAGTGGAGTCTTGAACGTCTTCGTTGGATTCCTATTCGACCGCATTGGAATAATGCATGGGCTTATTATCATATCAGTCTTCGTGGGGGCGTTGTACGGTGTTTTTCAGTTGACCTTTGAAAGGGAATTGTCCAACTGA
- a CDS encoding maleate cis-trans isomerase family protein yields the protein MYGWRGRLGLIVPSSNTTMEMELHNYLPEGVSLHTSRMPLRNVTEEELVKMSSLAVESAKLLRDADVELILYGCTSGSFIGGKDYEKELEAKIEDEVKVPVISTSTAVIEALKILDAQSILVITPYTDEINQREKEFLEANEFEVLDIRGLGIGDNLKIGRLEPYEAYLLAKASFIDEADAIFISCTNWRTFEIIEALEEDLGVPVVTSNQASLWLALREMDIMEKIPELGRLFTEY from the coding sequence ATGTACGGATGGCGCGGAAGGCTCGGCCTTATAGTTCCATCTTCAAACACGACGATGGAGATGGAGCTTCACAATTACCTGCCCGAGGGCGTTTCACTTCACACATCGAGGATGCCCCTGAGGAACGTTACGGAAGAGGAGCTCGTCAAGATGAGCTCCCTCGCCGTGGAGAGTGCGAAGCTGTTGAGGGATGCCGACGTTGAACTCATCTTATACGGGTGCACGAGCGGCTCCTTCATTGGCGGAAAGGACTACGAGAAGGAGCTCGAGGCGAAGATAGAGGACGAGGTTAAAGTCCCGGTCATAAGCACGAGCACCGCCGTTATTGAGGCCCTCAAAATCCTCGATGCTCAGTCAATACTCGTCATAACTCCCTACACCGACGAGATAAATCAGCGAGAAAAGGAGTTCCTTGAGGCCAACGAGTTCGAGGTTCTGGACATCAGGGGCCTCGGCATAGGGGACAACCTAAAAATCGGCAGGCTCGAGCCCTACGAGGCCTACCTCCTGGCTAAAGCGAGCTTCATAGACGAAGCTGATGCAATCTTCATCAGCTGCACCAACTGGAGAACCTTCGAAATAATTGAGGCCCTTGAGGAAGACCTCGGTGTCCCGGTCGTTACGAGCAACCAGGCATCCCTATGGCTCGCTCTGAGAGAGATGGACATCATGGAGAAGATTCCGGAGCTTGGAAGGCTTTTTACAGAGTACTGA
- the pfkC gene encoding ADP-specific phosphofructokinase: MVRELLDKARELSMFTAYNTNVDAIVYLNGKTVQRLIDEFGAEAVKRRMEEYPREINEPLDFVARLVHALKTGKPMAVPLVNEELQAWFDSHFKYDVERMGGQAGIIANLLANLDFREVLVYTPHLAKRQAEMFVKKPNLFYPVVENGKLVLKHPWEAYRENDPVKVNRIFEFRAGTTFRLGNETITVPFSGRFIVSARFESIRIYTEPELKSFLPEIGQRVDGAILSGYQGIKLRYSEGKDANYYLREAKKDILLLKREKDVKVHLEFASIQNRELRKKVIYNLFPLVDSVGMDEAEIAYVLSALGYDKLAERIFTYNRIEDTVLGGKILIDEMNLELLQIHTIYYIMYIAHADNPLSEAELRQSLELATTLAASRASLGDITSPDQISVGMNVPYNERGEYVKLRFEEAKRRLRTKEYKLVIIPTRLVQNPVSTVGLGDTISTGAFTSYLAMLKDNGEL, translated from the coding sequence ATGGTCAGGGAGCTCCTTGATAAGGCAAGGGAACTTTCGATGTTCACAGCATACAACACGAACGTTGACGCGATAGTCTACCTTAACGGCAAGACCGTTCAGAGGCTGATAGACGAGTTCGGCGCCGAGGCCGTGAAGAGAAGGATGGAGGAGTATCCGAGGGAGATAAACGAACCCCTGGACTTCGTTGCGAGGCTCGTCCACGCCCTTAAGACGGGGAAACCAATGGCAGTGCCCCTTGTAAACGAGGAGCTCCAGGCATGGTTTGATTCTCACTTCAAGTACGACGTTGAGAGGATGGGCGGTCAGGCAGGAATAATAGCCAACCTCCTTGCAAACCTCGACTTCAGGGAGGTTCTCGTATACACTCCCCACCTGGCCAAGAGGCAAGCTGAGATGTTCGTTAAGAAGCCGAACCTCTTCTACCCTGTTGTCGAGAACGGGAAGCTGGTTCTCAAGCACCCCTGGGAGGCCTACCGCGAGAACGACCCGGTTAAGGTAAACAGGATTTTTGAGTTCAGGGCAGGGACGACTTTCAGGCTCGGGAACGAGACGATAACAGTTCCCTTCTCGGGTAGGTTCATCGTTTCGGCCCGCTTCGAGAGCATAAGGATATACACCGAGCCCGAGCTGAAGTCCTTCCTCCCCGAGATCGGCCAGCGCGTTGACGGCGCGATCCTGTCGGGGTATCAGGGCATAAAGCTCCGCTATTCGGAGGGGAAGGACGCCAACTACTACCTCAGGGAGGCTAAAAAGGACATACTCCTGCTCAAGCGCGAGAAGGACGTCAAGGTTCACCTTGAGTTCGCCTCAATTCAAAACCGCGAGCTGAGAAAGAAGGTGATATACAACCTTTTCCCACTCGTGGACAGCGTTGGAATGGACGAGGCGGAGATAGCATACGTTCTCAGCGCTTTGGGCTACGACAAGCTCGCGGAGAGGATATTTACCTACAACCGCATTGAGGACACGGTCCTCGGAGGAAAGATACTCATCGATGAGATGAACCTAGAGCTCCTCCAGATACACACGATATACTACATCATGTACATCGCCCACGCCGACAACCCGCTGAGCGAGGCGGAGCTCAGGCAGAGCCTCGAACTGGCAACAACTCTTGCTGCTTCGAGGGCTTCCCTTGGGGACATAACGTCCCCAGATCAGATAAGCGTTGGAATGAACGTTCCGTACAACGAGCGCGGTGAATACGTAAAGCTCCGCTTTGAGGAGGCAAAAAGGAGGCTGAGGACAAAGGAGTACAAGCTCGTCATCATTCCGACGAGGCTCGTCCAGAACCCCGTCTCAACCGTCGGCCTCGGAGACACGATATCAACGGGAGCGTTCACGAGCTACCTGGCGATGCTGAAGGATAACGGGGAGCTTTGA
- a CDS encoding DUF835 domain-containing protein, whose protein sequence is MGMLNVFKPRAGPSNDSTPSSKEKHHFKIVQLIRDIPEKRAVVIGRAGTEVPGRWRLIPVSSVKGYFGPRELHRILEGIVEHLKANPNVPIVIACPEYLAIYNGFESFIKFLHIVRDYAILTGGRVYLVTDPMAWDLKQMSLLRRLET, encoded by the coding sequence ATGGGTATGTTAAATGTGTTTAAGCCGAGGGCAGGGCCCTCAAACGATAGCACGCCTTCCTCTAAAGAAAAGCACCATTTTAAGATAGTCCAATTAATCAGGGATATCCCCGAAAAGAGGGCCGTGGTAATAGGCAGGGCCGGCACAGAAGTTCCAGGAAGATGGAGACTAATACCCGTCAGCTCGGTTAAAGGCTATTTTGGACCAAGGGAACTGCACAGAATCCTTGAGGGAATAGTTGAGCACCTGAAAGCCAACCCCAACGTGCCCATTGTCATAGCATGTCCAGAATACCTTGCAATCTACAACGGTTTTGAGAGCTTTATAAAGTTTCTACACATCGTTAGGGACTACGCGATACTAACCGGCGGCAGGGTTTATCTAGTAACGGATCCAATGGCATGGGATCTCAAGCAAATGTCCCTTCTCCGTAGGCTGGAAACTTAA